A DNA window from Actinomadura luzonensis contains the following coding sequences:
- a CDS encoding isochorismatase family cysteine hydrolase encodes MEGVAVLVMEMQRGVVGDLTKFPDLVAACARHDVVPNTARLLRAARAAAVPVVHCTAAFRADRAGSHTANCPFIVSLLKDPAHMLEGTPAVEVLPELRDPGDLESRRHHGFSPFTGTSLDMTLRSLGVSTVVAAGVSLNLGIPGLALEAVNLGYRVTVVTDAVAGVPEDYARAVLRNTLGLLATRVTAAGLVEAWS; translated from the coding sequence GTGGAGGGCGTGGCGGTGCTCGTCATGGAGATGCAGCGGGGCGTCGTCGGTGATCTCACGAAATTTCCCGACCTGGTGGCGGCGTGCGCGCGGCACGACGTCGTCCCCAACACCGCCCGGCTCCTCCGGGCCGCCCGCGCCGCCGCCGTCCCGGTCGTCCACTGCACGGCCGCCTTCCGCGCCGACCGGGCCGGCTCCCACACCGCGAACTGCCCGTTCATCGTCTCCCTCCTCAAGGACCCCGCCCACATGCTGGAGGGCACCCCGGCGGTCGAGGTGCTGCCCGAGCTGCGCGACCCCGGCGACCTGGAGAGCCGCCGCCACCACGGCTTCTCGCCGTTCACCGGCACCTCGCTCGACATGACGCTGCGCTCGCTCGGCGTCTCCACCGTGGTCGCCGCCGGCGTCTCGCTCAACCTCGGCATCCCCGGGCTGGCGCTGGAGGCGGTCAACCTCGGCTACCGGGTCACCGTCGTCACGGACGCGGTGGCCGGCGTCCCCGAGGACTACGCGCGCGCGGTGCTGCGCAACACCCTCGGCCTGCTCGCCACCCGCGTCACCGCCGCCGGCCTGGTGGAGGCGTGGTCGTGA
- a CDS encoding SDR family NAD(P)-dependent oxidoreductase, whose amino-acid sequence MDGMELDGRVAVVTGGAGAIGAAIAADLVALGARVVLADVDRPGAERVAARLPGARAAALDLTAPPSVEAFAAAAGDVDVLVHNAGVAVIGPFTDSDPASWDLMWQVNLRGPMLLTKLLLPGMLARGWGRLVFVSSDGARAGSGGEGAYAATKAGLFGLAKTLAREAARGQVTANVVCPGPTDTPMLRRVSAAEPGLVDRIARGIPLRRLGVPSDVSGLVAFLCTDRAAYITGQTLSVSGGVTMQ is encoded by the coding sequence ATGGACGGCATGGAGCTGGACGGCCGGGTGGCCGTCGTCACCGGGGGAGCGGGCGCGATCGGCGCGGCCATCGCCGCCGACCTGGTCGCGCTCGGCGCCCGGGTGGTGCTCGCCGACGTGGACCGGCCCGGCGCGGAGCGCGTCGCCGCGCGCCTGCCCGGCGCGCGGGCCGCCGCCCTGGACCTGACCGCCCCGCCGTCGGTCGAGGCGTTCGCGGCCGCCGCCGGGGACGTGGACGTGCTCGTCCACAACGCCGGCGTCGCCGTCATCGGCCCGTTCACCGACAGCGACCCCGCCTCCTGGGACCTCATGTGGCAGGTCAACCTGCGCGGCCCCATGCTGCTGACCAAGCTCCTCCTGCCCGGCATGCTGGCCAGGGGCTGGGGGCGGCTGGTCTTCGTCTCCAGCGACGGGGCGCGCGCCGGCTCGGGCGGCGAGGGCGCGTACGCGGCCACCAAGGCGGGCCTGTTCGGGCTGGCCAAGACCCTCGCCAGGGAGGCCGCGCGAGGCCAGGTCACCGCGAACGTGGTCTGCCCCGGCCCGACGGACACGCCGATGCTGCGCCGGGTGTCGGCGGCGGAGCCGGGCCTCGTGGACAGGATCGCGCGCGGCATCCCGCTGCGCCGCCTCGGCGTCCCGTCCGACGTTTCCGGCCTGGTCGCCTTCCTCTGTACGGACCGCGCGGCGTACATCACCGGCCAGACCCTCTCGGTCAGCGGCGGCGTGACGATGCAATGA